A window of Nitrospirota bacterium contains these coding sequences:
- a CDS encoding DEAD/DEAH box helicase family protein, producing MQSINDSEAQSVDIPAIKELEGIGWKLGDTLLYQPEYQLTAEQQKEYSYPDGKMRKSIKPDLVLQDLNGQILAIFENKLEQKDEKKALDKLRLLYGQILKPRFLYACSKERKLFYDTSWRGLDAGEFRRTNEFLTLEQMKVKNEQLKNISAVKKVSIDTTIAGGYDPDVGKERYYQLDCINTLIDKYRAGETKMLVHMATGLGKTRTVVAFVKALLSHGLAKKVLFVVDRVLLADQAMDDGFALISKEHSAARIKTTNFKQQKHASIHVVVIDTLEIIFQGIPSNYYDLIIVDECHRSISINRKLIFNHFLCPRIGLTATPRIAVAKEGKEIPQEDLEIRDTYRLFGCESGEATYSFGLERGIEEGFLAEYNVLEILTYLTQEAEEEGIPIEYVLDPDTRARIDLPKEMRLMLEQLERKYISDERCDRIAEEIRKNTEYGEKVLVFGVSQAHCHMLTNALNKVFKDDGSSNPRYAEPIISDNNELNGYLKNRFKKPYLAPYIAVSVDIMTTGVDIKCVRYLAFAALTKSVGKYIQMVGRGTRLDPKTGKNSFKILDFVGLCQRMEDNRKGTTKPNVKVVDTIDGTGGGGETSPKGPYYIIDNPDPATMIQRVYIHGDDVRVVDNVPIDKAREIFEREAANPINNEVRDIQEKVRQNTDYEPTDEDLKIIDEWLKAPEIYLEEGQLQKIYDYPNGTTWEFLLHALGFKKIPTPKERIEQGYEAFIKSTTDFNDDQLKVLAKMKDIFATNLSSKQEIDLKKIFANPIYEKIIGKKEKVSQLFAGKFDAVISELKRNLKLPRS from the coding sequence TTGCAATCAATTAACGACAGCGAAGCACAGAGTGTAGATATCCCGGCCATAAAAGAGCTTGAAGGTATCGGCTGGAAGCTTGGGGATACGCTTCTGTACCAGCCTGAATATCAGCTCACTGCCGAGCAGCAGAAAGAATACTCATATCCGGACGGCAAGATGCGAAAGTCTATCAAGCCCGATTTAGTACTTCAGGATTTAAATGGTCAAATCCTTGCTATCTTTGAAAACAAGCTTGAGCAAAAAGACGAGAAAAAGGCATTAGATAAACTTCGTCTGCTTTACGGACAGATATTGAAACCACGTTTTTTATACGCCTGCTCCAAAGAGAGAAAGCTTTTCTATGACACCTCATGGCGCGGACTGGATGCAGGGGAGTTCAGGCGGACAAATGAATTCCTCACCCTCGAACAGATGAAGGTGAAGAATGAACAACTGAAGAACATAAGCGCTGTTAAAAAAGTAAGCATTGACACGACTATCGCCGGAGGCTATGACCCTGATGTGGGCAAGGAGCGTTATTATCAGTTGGACTGCATCAATACATTAATAGACAAATACAGGGCTGGCGAAACAAAAATGCTGGTCCACATGGCAACCGGTCTTGGGAAAACCCGTACTGTCGTTGCGTTTGTAAAGGCATTGTTGTCTCACGGGCTGGCTAAAAAAGTATTGTTTGTGGTTGATAGGGTCTTACTGGCTGATCAGGCAATGGATGACGGCTTTGCCCTTATCAGTAAAGAGCATTCAGCAGCGAGGATCAAAACAACCAATTTCAAACAGCAGAAACACGCCTCAATCCACGTTGTCGTTATTGATACACTGGAAATCATATTTCAGGGTATACCGAGCAATTACTACGACCTGATAATTGTTGATGAATGCCATCGCTCCATTTCAATAAACAGAAAGCTCATCTTTAATCACTTCCTCTGTCCGAGAATCGGCTTGACGGCTACACCGCGAATCGCTGTAGCTAAAGAAGGTAAAGAAATTCCGCAGGAAGATCTGGAAATCAGGGACACGTATAGACTGTTCGGATGTGAATCAGGTGAAGCGACTTATTCATTTGGGTTGGAAAGAGGAATAGAAGAAGGTTTTCTGGCGGAATATAATGTGCTTGAAATCCTGACATACCTGACTCAGGAGGCTGAAGAAGAAGGCATCCCTATTGAATATGTATTAGACCCGGATACAAGAGCCCGTATCGATTTGCCTAAAGAGATGCGATTGATGCTCGAACAATTGGAGCGTAAATATATATCTGATGAACGCTGCGATAGAATTGCGGAAGAGATCCGCAAGAACACCGAATACGGTGAAAAAGTCCTTGTATTTGGAGTAAGCCAGGCGCATTGTCATATGCTCACCAATGCGCTTAACAAAGTATTTAAAGACGATGGAAGCAGTAATCCCCGGTATGCAGAGCCGATTATTTCAGATAATAACGAACTCAATGGCTACCTGAAAAACAGATTCAAGAAACCTTATCTGGCCCCTTATATCGCTGTGTCAGTAGACATAATGACAACCGGCGTTGATATAAAGTGTGTGCGCTATCTTGCATTTGCAGCACTGACAAAATCAGTAGGTAAATACATTCAAATGGTCGGCAGAGGGACACGGTTAGATCCTAAAACAGGAAAGAACAGCTTTAAGATATTGGACTTTGTCGGTTTATGCCAGAGAATGGAGGATAACCGTAAGGGAACGACAAAGCCTAATGTCAAAGTAGTTGATACAATAGACGGCACAGGCGGTGGCGGTGAAACAAGCCCTAAAGGACCGTATTACATCATTGACAACCCCGACCCTGCAACTATGATACAGCGGGTGTACATTCATGGCGACGACGTCAGAGTAGTGGATAATGTTCCAATTGACAAAGCAAGAGAAATATTTGAGAGGGAAGCTGCCAATCCAATAAATAATGAAGTTCGGGACATTCAGGAAAAAGTCAGGCAGAATACCGACTACGAACCTACTGATGAGGATTTGAAAATAATAGACGAATGGCTTAAGGCGCCGGAAATATATCTGGAAGAGGGTCAGTTGCAAAAGATATATGATTATCCCAACGGCACAACCTGGGAGTTCCTGCTGCATGCGTTAGGCTTTAAAAAAATCCCCACACCTAAAGAAAGAATAGAACAGGGTTACGAAGCATTTATAAAATCTACCACTGATTTTAACGATGATCAGCTTAAGGTTCTCGCTAAGATGAAAGATATTTTCGCAACGAATCTCAGCAGCAAACAGG
- a CDS encoding N-6 DNA methylase, with translation MGRSTVHYADNKTNNILKALHNKLRPAGTPVQRVEYIIELLLLRIFEVKLKRDDEFKELRKLFNSDHGNENKLFYHLQTIGSENILSALNKEFFPFYSNILQEARKVLKENLSIKVQDQLTLIHEVFANSNFTNNVQSGNLEDIIALISDIDEDRLLNTDLLGDAIESALSETGGTKDIGLFRTPDHVRQFMVGMLEPAIKDTIFDPACGTGGFLFDSFEYVMERIEAPYRSKDEPARFPGAKSHPELQGWFRKYFSENSIDMPSIEETAQFYRSGISGIEYLGMIRKMAAVNFYVRGLNPANLEQGDSLAKFNAELAGSKSLVLANPPFGAERDQKAYPNVWEDYSKESETTILFVKMMFDSLREGGKCAVVVSEGFLTWEQGSAKSLRKMLLEDANLQAVIGLPQGVFISKTGQGPKTSILIFEKGKPTEKVWFYNVENDGFTKGANRTPVEGCQLTEALDLYHQYVKLGKTPPETRRSFSLSVEWLMVVDPRIKERIRKETREAFDIKREEAREKLIDKLNTKLENAKKAKTDKFNKKAYDSEIWKFDTTWENKILNEIAQRIDKAHTYSFNPTHYRSSLSESQLNEWDKVVEHHKPPSNGHSLDKRFEMLLGCALKDAINCVANFDPLNAIEADIVREYLSNIEAGELQKHPALAKIDEILKSGARYPRVKLVSYIKEISERNNKDRKLPVMLVSKNYGMMLSDDYFSNRKLNKVYSNDLRSYKVIRKNQFAYSGIHANEGAIGYLKDYDEALVSGIYKVFSIDEKKILPAYLEMILRSDTAIKYYNKDTQGTIERRTNLSFDHFKNLDIPLPDINTQKAIISAIHEQLHALDKIAQMKTDAENKISQIINAAWEN, from the coding sequence ATGGGTAGATCAACAGTTCATTACGCAGACAATAAGACCAACAATATCTTGAAAGCTCTGCACAACAAGCTTAGACCTGCGGGCACGCCAGTGCAGCGTGTTGAATACATCATTGAATTGCTTCTGCTTCGCATATTTGAGGTGAAACTCAAAAGAGATGATGAGTTTAAAGAGCTGCGGAAGCTTTTCAATTCAGATCATGGGAATGAGAATAAACTCTTTTATCATCTGCAAACTATAGGCAGTGAAAATATTTTATCAGCGCTGAATAAAGAGTTTTTCCCCTTTTATTCAAATATCCTGCAGGAAGCCCGGAAGGTCCTTAAAGAGAATTTAAGCATCAAAGTTCAGGATCAGTTGACCTTGATACATGAGGTATTTGCCAATTCCAATTTTACTAACAACGTGCAGAGCGGAAATCTTGAAGATATTATCGCCCTTATTTCAGACATTGATGAAGACCGTTTGCTCAATACTGATTTATTAGGCGACGCCATTGAATCGGCGCTCTCTGAAACAGGCGGTACAAAGGATATCGGTCTGTTCCGCACCCCCGATCATGTGAGGCAATTTATGGTGGGCATGCTTGAGCCTGCTATCAAGGACACGATCTTTGACCCTGCCTGCGGCACTGGAGGTTTTCTGTTCGATTCATTTGAGTACGTTATGGAAAGGATAGAAGCGCCGTACAGGAGTAAAGACGAACCTGCGCGTTTCCCCGGAGCCAAGTCGCATCCTGAGTTGCAGGGTTGGTTCAGAAAATATTTTTCAGAAAACAGTATTGATATGCCTTCGATAGAAGAGACTGCGCAGTTTTATCGTTCGGGTATTTCGGGGATTGAATATCTTGGGATGATAAGAAAAATGGCGGCGGTCAATTTCTATGTGCGCGGGTTAAATCCTGCAAACCTTGAGCAGGGCGATTCATTGGCAAAGTTTAATGCTGAATTAGCCGGTTCTAAATCTCTGGTCTTGGCCAATCCTCCATTCGGCGCAGAACGTGACCAGAAGGCTTATCCGAATGTGTGGGAAGATTATTCGAAAGAGAGCGAGACGACTATCCTGTTTGTCAAAATGATGTTTGACAGTCTCAGGGAAGGCGGCAAATGTGCGGTAGTAGTTTCAGAAGGATTTCTGACATGGGAGCAGGGAAGCGCAAAGTCTTTGCGCAAGATGCTTTTAGAAGATGCAAATTTGCAGGCTGTCATTGGTTTGCCTCAAGGTGTTTTTATCAGCAAGACAGGACAGGGGCCGAAGACTTCTATTCTGATTTTTGAAAAGGGCAAGCCGACTGAGAAAGTCTGGTTTTACAATGTGGAAAATGACGGATTCACCAAAGGAGCCAACCGCACACCTGTTGAGGGATGCCAGCTCACAGAGGCATTGGACTTATATCATCAATATGTAAAGCTTGGTAAGACACCACCGGAGACAAGACGGTCTTTTTCTCTATCGGTTGAATGGCTCATGGTTGTTGATCCGCGCATCAAGGAAAGAATAAGGAAGGAGACAAGAGAAGCCTTCGACATAAAAAGAGAGGAGGCAAGGGAAAAGCTGATTGATAAATTGAACACTAAACTGGAGAATGCAAAAAAAGCGAAAACTGACAAGTTCAACAAGAAAGCTTATGATTCAGAAATATGGAAGTTTGACACTACATGGGAAAATAAAATTCTGAACGAGATAGCCCAGCGGATTGACAAGGCGCATACATATTCTTTTAATCCCACACATTACCGAAGTTCATTGAGTGAAAGCCAATTGAATGAATGGGATAAAGTTGTCGAGCATCACAAGCCGCCGTCAAACGGACACTCATTGGATAAGAGATTTGAGATGCTTCTGGGATGCGCTTTGAAGGACGCGATTAACTGCGTAGCAAACTTTGACCCTCTAAATGCCATTGAAGCTGATATTGTCAGAGAATACTTGTCCAATATTGAAGCCGGTGAATTGCAGAAGCATCCGGCTTTGGCAAAGATAGATGAAATCTTAAAAAGCGGGGCCAGGTATCCGCGTGTAAAACTTGTGAGTTACATAAAAGAAATATCCGAAAGAAATAATAAAGACAGAAAGTTGCCCGTAATGTTAGTGTCCAAGAACTATGGCATGATGCTGTCTGACGACTATTTTTCTAACAGGAAATTAAACAAAGTTTATAGTAATGATTTGAGAAGTTATAAGGTTATTAGAAAAAACCAATTTGCTTATTCTGGAATACATGCTAACGAGGGAGCTATTGGTTATTTAAAAGACTATGACGAGGCTTTAGTAAGTGGCATATATAAAGTTTTTTCCATAGATGAAAAGAAAATTCTTCCTGCTTATCTCGAGATGATTTTAAGGTCAGATACTGCAATTAAATATTATAATAAGGACACACAGGGGACCATCGAAAGAAGAACAAACTTGTCTTTTGATCATTTTAAAAACTTAGATATACCGCTACCTGATATTAATACTCAGAAAGCAATTATTTCAGCTATACATGAACAACTTCATGCTTTAGATAAAATCGCACAGATGAAAACTGATGCTGAAAATAAAATTAGCCAAATTATCAATGCTGCTTGGGAGAATTAA